The following nucleotide sequence is from Pagrus major chromosome 16, Pma_NU_1.0.
AACGCACTCGTGTAAAAGCGTGATATCCTCATCTTCTGAAACTGTCGTGAATCTCATCTGTGCGCTTGTGTCGCTGCAGCAACAGGATTGGATGATGATGTTTCCTTGTTCAGCTGTTAAAAGCAGAAAATTGCCTTTTGGGGAGAAGGGGCAGGATATGTGTCATGCAACTGTCATCTCTGGCGTAACAGActtactttattaaaaatacCTTAAGTGGTCTGTCTGCTCTCTTATATCATCTCTGGCTGAGCTACCCAGCTTCCACCACACAGGAATGAGGGTTGTCAGTCTGCTCATTCAACTCTCAGAGATGGAAATATGtgtattactttaaaatatttctttaatttacATGCAATTTATAAGTAAACGATAAAGCCTGGAAAAACTAGAGTTGACAGTTTGACATTGAAGTTTCCCAAAGGTAAAACAACCATCATCCTTTAGTATTTCTGTGACGTGTGCTAAGTGtcctgtctgtttcctctgcagggtggtGGTTTTGGAGAGCCGACCCACAGACAACCCCACGGCCCTCAGCAACCTCTACATCTTAGCAGGTCACGAGAACAGTTACTGAGCCTCCCCCAGAGGTCGGATGGTTGTTAGGAAAGTGGATAAGATGCCTAACTCCAGACTTTCACCTCTGAAAACGTCTGGTTTCAAACCGTTTTTGTTACTGATCACAGGATCGACAGGTCAGCCTCTTCAGCCTTACACCAGCAACACATTCACTGTGGCTCTGCTCATcacaaaacaaaggaaaccGTTGTGAGCAGAAGGTGAAGAAATCTCAAACGAACGTCGTTACTTtgcatttttctcacttttccgTACTGTGGACTGAGTTACAAACACGTTATCTAGAGGTATTATTGACAAAAAGTGCCATTAAAACTCACAAGAATTTGTGATTGTATTAGCAAACGATGGGAGATTTATTGTCTTATTGTCTGTAACATGTCGCTCATAATCACTGCCAGTGGCAAACGTTATTAGGCTTGAGAGGAGATTTTACTCTGTAGTCAGACTAATAGATCAGTTTAAACAGAAACCCACGAGCATTGTGGGTTATTTAAGCAATATTTATTAACCTCATGTTAAAGTAATAGGGTATGTTTGATTTGCAGACAGTGACAGCGCGGTCCTGCTGTGTGAGGATTAACTACCTAGTGAACAGTTCCTGAGCAGCTTTGGGTTCTTTTTACTGCTATGTAATATAGTCGCATCTCTCCTGCTCTGCTGCATTTTTAGAAGTTGgatataatgtacattttttttctttaccctcCTCTTTTATAGACCTTTTACTTCTCATTATTTGCACCATGTAAGCACTTTtgtaaatttttttatttaaaataaaatgacaaaatgaggGACAATGCTAGGTTTTGTTAACATCTTTGCATTCCCTTCGCAAAATGTTTAATGTATGctgtttttgtaataaaaaacgCTGTTGTTaacaagaaaacatgaacagactctggtttatttttgtgttgtcGTGAGTTTGATGTAACGGAGCTGATGATgtgcagtttctcctcatgatgatgatgagtctCTGATGGGAGGAACGGGGGGAGACGATGAGTATTAGTTTCCATCATTTCCCTCTTTAGTCTGCCATTCCTCCGACTTCACCAACCTGCACTAATTGGTCTCAGTGCAACAAAACAAGACGTCATGATTAAAGCTCCCTGTTTACGTCTCGCTGTCTATGTAGAATGATGACGGACAGATGTGGATTTGATTGTTTGATGGCCACAAAAACATGAAGTGGACTCTCGAGTGTTTGAAATCATACAAGCAAAAACTGCAAACTAAAATTGGTTTTAGACGTGTGAGTGTCAGTGAATTCCCCTCTGAGTTGTTTATCTGcttctttatttttacacttgtCTCTGACGCTCAGTCTGTCAGGTGTGAACGTCTACACATCAACAGAAACCCCACAGGAGTCTGCTTtcatttgtatatatatatatgtgtgtgtgtgtgtatatataaatatgtgtatttctgtgtgtctgtgtgtgtatatatatgtatatagtgtgtgtatgtatatattatatataatatgtatagatagatagatatagatatatagtgtgtgtgtatatatatatatgtatgtatatatgtatgtgtatatatatatatatatacacatacatacatatatacatatatatatatatatagtgtgtgtatatatatatatatagtgtgtatatatatatatatatatagtgtgtatatatatatatatatatatagtgtgtgtatatatatatatatatatagtgtgtgtatatatgtatgtatgtatatatttatatatatatgtgtgtgtgtgtgtgtgtgtatatacacacatatatatatacatatacatatatatatgtgtgtatatatgtgtatatatatacatatatatgtatatgtgtgtgtgtatatatatatacatatatatgtatatgtgtgtatatatatggaGGTGAAGGTGGATCCAGCTGTTCCTATGGGAACTGTGGTGGAAAAGGGAGAAATGTGTCAAGTTGCTCTGAGTGAGAGTCAGTGGCAGATGCAGGAAGTGAGATGATttcaccttcaaaataaaaaaatatcttctttttaatctttttttaacctttttaaaacatctgCAAATAACAAACAGGCTTTATTATTGTTAAGCACACCTCGTACTGCAGTAATTTCATGCAGCATACTTCAACaaggagaaaataaaaccaaatgaaaacaatagtaaaagaaaaaaccctATAATATAAATCAAAAATTAATTCTCTTAAAAGGTTAGGGTTGCTAATAAAGAGctacatattgcaactttaaggGGTTTATTCAATATATAACAAAAGTAAATTCAGAAATCTAAAATTGACATTTTAGTTTTGcataaaaacaccaaacttTACAATATGATATTCAAACACAGGTACTACATATACTACATACTCTATTTCTTCTGTCCAAAGCAAAAGCTTAACAGTATTACAAGtttattaagaaaaaacaagataacTTTTAATAACAATTTTGCTCCAGTGGAAGCATCAGCTGATTCACAAAAATATATTATCACAAGGCtatattatttgtgttttgtgataagTTTGTGCTTTAATCACTTCCTGCCTTTGTTCTCCTGCTTTGGCTCGTGcttctgtatgtttgtttgttttgttataaacTCTATAAACTcttgtgtgtgtcagatttGGGTTATGGTTGGGGTTAacctaacactaaccctagtTCATCATGTATCACAAACataatcagtgtgtttatttagtttgtttagacataaaaaatacaaatacaaatattttttccccaaaactgtgtagtgcacctttaaaaatttTTTGATcgataaaacaaaataagacatgAATCAGCTTCAGTAAAGTTGAAACCTGAACAtacaacaacaacttttttaaatacaaattgAATTCACTCGCATGCTTTTTGAACAggctatattttattttgaaagacgTGACCGGATGTCAGGGTTTCTACTATGTGTGTTGACTCTTTAAagctgcctcctctcctctctgcagggaCAGTTGAGCTGTGATCGTCCAGCTCGCTGTGTgtggaagcagcagcagcagcagcagcagctcctcagaCTGAACTGAATCATTCCTGACTGATCAACATCTCACAACATCTCCACTGACAGTGAGTTGAGACTTTTACATTGcacacaacaggaagtgcttttACTGGAATATGTATTTGTGTAAATATTGAGATGTGCTACTTTTTATGATCAGCTGGTTTCATGTGGTAACTTTTAGGATTAAGGGAACTATTTTTACATCACATAAGAGCCTTTACCTTCAGTTTTAAACCTGCAGGCTGAGCTGTTCATTCAtcctttttgctttttatttaatattttccattgtttgtgtgtttataagTGCAGCACTTTGATTTTATTCCCCtggctgttctctctctctctgtgtgtgttatctgtgttcCCTCTCTGTCCCCACAGGGAAATTACCTAATATACTTTGCATTGCAAATGTTTTCGTTACGCAATCTAGCTGTTGGAGACAGGTGTAGCGTTGCCTCAAAGCAATGAAATCTGTCTTTTGGAGGCAGTTTACGAGCTTACCTTCACTATTCAAGAAgctaaacacaatctgagctgATTTTATAgtaaagatgaagaagaagaagatgcatGTGAATACTTGTGAGTGCTTTTCTtactttcagctctgtttttcaCAGTAACTCAGACTCAGTGCTGCAGAAGTGAGTCAACATAGCTGATATCATCACAAGAAAAGCTgccaaaatctgttttttgttttataaaatcaTTATTGAATCTGTTCCAGAAAAGACCAAACCCTCATATGACCCAGGTTTGATCTTGACTGTGAATTTATTCCAGCTTTAATTGAACTGTTACATAAAAGCACCAGGTGGTCAGATCAGCCCCGCTGACGAcccctcctgtgtctcctctccGCAGAGACAGTCCTGCCTCCTGAGACCCTCCCGGACAAGTGTTTTTCCCTCTGGATGTCAGCTGGTGCAGCCTGAGAGATGGAGAAGTACGAGAAGATTGGAAAGATCGGAGAGGGCTCCTACGGCGTCGTCTTCAAGTGCAGAAACAAAGACACGGGGCAGATCGTCGCCATCAAGAAGTTTGTGGAGTCAGAGGACGACCCCATCATCAAGAAGATCGCGCTGAGGGAGATCAGGATGCTCAAGGTCAGTTATCATCTTTAATatcttctgtttcctctcacAAAAATTCCCTCATGTTACTGTTTTTGACTGAGTTTAAACTAAAGTAGCAGTAATCCAGGTTTATGGAAGTCCATTTCTGCCAGAAAAggttcattattattaatttattttttatttgtacagctCTTATCAAAACCAGCGTTAGTACCTGTACTGTACTGTtagtacaaacacaaaaacacaaccataAAATACACGATAACATATAGTAAAATAGGCAGGCATGAGGAGTAAAAAGAGGTAATAAACTTATAACAATGGATGATTAAGAAACATAAAACACCTAGAACAGATATGAAAACTATGGGTAAAATTAAAACAGAGCAGTTGAAGACTGAAGTGCAGTGTaactgaaaaaagagaaaatacacattaaatgtAAACACTATTTTTATAAGAAAGCCTTTCAATATAAACAGGTCATGAAAAGGAAAGTTTAGTCAAGATATATTAAGGTATGCCATGATAGTGAGTCATGTTTTATCTTATCAAGACAAAATACTGAGATTAACAGTGTAACATATGAGATAGTGTGTCAAAGTTAGGATCAGTACGTAGAAATGTGGCTATAAAATAGATCATGAAtcaaatgatgagataaaagtcaaGATTGTGGGGCAGCAAATCAAAATCATAAGATAAAAACTCATAAATTGACATTAAATTAAAGTAGCAGCAGTTTATCGCTCCATATGAAATGGATCATCAAATTTTGGCTCATTCAGTCAAAATTaggacagaaaatgtcaaaattatgagacacaAGTAAACATTTTAACGTACTAAATCAAATTTAGATGATATTCAATTGTCTTTTCAAGATTACGAGATAGCAAATCAAAAATATTAGATAATAACTCGCTCAAGGTAAAGTTGAGTTATTCTTTACAAAACTTTACAATCTACCCTggaaatacaaaatgtaataacaCAGAGTCAAACTATGGATGATATTGTGTAAAAGATGTAAATCCTGTTGTTAGTCTTCCTCCTCTGGTGTGCAGCCAGCAGGACGGACAGCGAGCGATTCACTCTGCAGACAGAAGGGAAGCATTTTTGTAGCTGCTGCACAAAAGAGAAAGAGCAGCGTTCAAAAGAGGTTCATAGGGTTGTAATCAAATGAAGGAGAAAACCCTGCAGGGTCAGCGCCGACTGAAGTACTTAAATTAGGATGTGAAGTTAATTTTAATAACAGGAAATGAGACACTGAAAAGGCTTCGACACCGGAGGAGCATCATCGCTCCggtttgtgtctttgttctgAGACTCTGGGTTCAAGACAAATAACAACGTAAACAACAAAacctgtttgtttcctgttgtgtAATACTTATCAAAGATGTACTGGTACAATAGTCAGTGGTTTAATTAGTCATGCGGTGGGCGGGAGTGTTGGTGGCCTGCTGGACACCAGAGCTCATAAATAGGACGGGATGGGGACAGGTTGTCAGGGGTAACGGCATGTTTATCACCAGCTGTTAACAGTTTAGTCTGTTTGCTAAGAACAAGCCACAGATGGTACAGTTCTCTAAACAGAAATGCTGGTTTACTAGTTTTAGTTGAACTTGTGGATGTTATTTCTCTGACACGtccttgtctttgttttgtgtctctgcagcaaCTGAAACACGCCAACCTGGTGAATCTGATCGAGGTGTTCCGGCGCAAGCGGAAGCTCCACCTCGTGTTCGAGTACTGCGACCACACGGTCCTCAACGAGCTGGACCGCCATCCCAGAGGGTGGGTGTGTCTCCATGCTGtttactgaaaacaaaattaatacaCTATATGCACTTAGTTTAGTGTGATGATAAGTAACAGATTACCAGCTGCCCTGTTAAAGGACAAGGATAAGGTCTCTACAGGCAACTATAACTTCAATTTCAGGCAACtttacaaaaactgaaaaaggtttttcagatACAAACTGTGCATAAACAGAGTGCAGCTCAATATTTATAGGGcattaaaataacttttaactgAAGTtcaactataaatttaccattgattaatgattgttattataaagtgtaacTAGAAAAATTTTGAATAGAATAAAACATacaattaaacaataaataaagtacatttttatgcAATTACGCATATAAGTATACAGGAAAGTAATTCTGTTGTGCATTTGGAGGAATGTAAACGGTACAAATTGtctttaaatagaaaatattgatattggaaAAATATTCTTACTTATATCATGATAAAATATGATGATGAAGGCCATTTCCAAGCAGTAGAAGCATTAGAAACTTGTATTAGTAGTGCAATAAAAGGTATATATCTGTATTTAGGGACTTTATTCTGAGCTATATGAAATGAACACACAGCTCAGTGTACTGTACGGACCCAACGTGATGAACTGAGAGCATAAATCTGAGTGCTGTGTGCTTCCTATTACCTCTACATTACATGTATACCACACTGTACTCTGAGCTTTGTCGGGCACGACGCTCGTCTCCCGGGAGGCTGACCTGCTCCCTGTGGAATGTTTACAGTGATGCTCTCCCAGAATGCCTTGCTGCCGGGGAGCTGTCGGGACTCTTTAGGCTCGGCCACATTTTATACGGAGTGTTTTCGCTGTCTGGTTTCCCCCGTCTGGTCCTGGCCTGTAGCCTCCTGGACACAGAGGgttcaaaagaagagaaaacaaagtggGGAGAAGGGGCGGAGACTGGTATTAATTGCCCGTCACGAGGCTCGATTTAGCCATTCCCCTGGCAACACTGATAGATGATGGTCCCTGAACCAACAAAGGCCTCAGTGTTGAACATGTGGGCGCACATTGAAAACTCACTCGCTGTCCTCTACAGCTGTCTGAGGGACAAGAGACGTCTGAGAAACAGAACTGCTGCACACAGGGTTTTCACCTGTGTTGTCTGCCCTTacactgattattttctgtttataagTTAACTGATGGCAGTTTTACTCGATTTTTAAGACACTTCAAGACACTTCTCGTAATGATGCTCCATTTCCTGAAACTCTTGACACGAATGCGTGACTGCACACTCATCTTCACAAGCTCAAAAAAAACAAGCTCAAACCAAATTTTGACCTCAGACATCACACTAAAGCCACCAAATACACATACACTACAAAGGAGGTGAACACGGATGTAGTGGTCTCGGTCATACGCCACCATgctgaaaaaaaaccaaacGCTTCCTTATGGGCTTTAGGAAGGAAGAATATGCAGGTACAAGGAAAGCTGCGCTGAATCGAGGgttgttttagctcctgtctctttaaggcccgcctcctgaatacccagtctgctctgattggtcaactcacGCACGTCTGAGCCAGTACCGCTAACAATGACAGAGCAgttgtgctaaatcaattatttcgtgccaaactagctgctagacataaattatgaaaatgtgtgcAACGTGACAtaatgtgatgtcatgaagtcacagaattaaaggcgggactactcACGAGGTGTTTcagatgcagtgttttctgtgggagagaggagctccagttgatgcggactttgacctttttaactttcaagaccttttacaaaGAAgcataaaatgtctcttttaatgtttacatgtgGGAAACTGTGTGTTAAGTGACTTCTGTTGCTTGAGTTAATGACACTGAACGCCTGTGCTTTCTAACTGAGCACACGGTGCAGGCAGTGATAAATGAAGGTGTGGAGAGTTTgtcaccaaaaatgaaagtaaaaaaattgattttgtgtgttacagtgttCCTGAGCACCTTGTGAAAAGTATAACCTGGCAGACACTTCAGGCTGTCAACTTCTgtcacaaacaaaatgtaagtgaCTGACTCGTCCTCTGATTCCACTCTTCATGTAGTATAAAGTGTTTTGTCTTGTCGTCGAAGCTTCCCTTCAGCTTGTTTTTGAATTCCTCCggtctcctccctccttcagcTCCCACCGAGCCGTCTGCTGCTTtatagctcttttttttttttttaacaagaatTCCTTCCCCTTGGCTGACCAGCAGTTAATGTATCACCTTGGCACAACAAGTGCTACAAGGCCCCCATTTAACAGGGAGGCATGAAGTCCaaaaaacacactctctctctctttcactgtctCTCACACAGACCCTTTATAGTCTCAGCACCTCACAGTGATTCAATTCTTCTTGTTTCTGTTCCTGCAGTGCATCCACCGAGACGTGAAGCCGGAGAATATCCTCATCACCAAACACCAAGTCATCAAACTCTGTGACTTTGGGTTCGCCAGGATTCTCAGTGAGTCTTTAATAAACAGCTGCTTTATATCTGACACCGCCACCTGCTGGACGCTGCTGTCCTTACATGTTATATTGAGGGGTTTGGTTGATATTGATGGTTTAGATGTCtgtgtttttagaaaaaaattaGAGCCTGGCGTGTTCGTGATTTTTGGAGCCCATGCTTATTAATTTTGTTATCCAGTATCAATAAATCGGctagtacacacacactttttgcaATTATCCCTAATATCCTACATGCTACACTATACGCTAATACTGATATATCCGTGGCAGGCCAATGTCAGTCAACCCatatatcggtcaggctcttAAAAAATATTGCTTGTGTATCATTAGGGGCTCTGTGCATGCTTCAGAGAAAAATAGAGATGTGTGCGATACTCAGAGTCTCGTAACAACACATCTTTACATGTTTTCTTCTACCTTCACCATGACCTCGCTCTGTTCGCACctcatgtttctgctttttgtgCTATCAGCTGGTCCATGTGACTACTACACAGACTACGTGGCGACTCGTTGGTACCGGGCCCCTGAGCTGCTGGTGGGAGACACTCAGTACGGACCTCCGGTGGACGTGTGGGCGATCGGTTGTGTGTTCGCTGAGCTGCTGTCGGGGATCCCTCTGTGGCCCGGGAAGTCTGACATGGACCAACTGTACCTGATCAGGAAGACTCTCGGTGAGGCcaacctgctgctgtcattTATTGTCCTTCAGTGGAACTATATTGTGATTAAATGATGATGTATAGCTCATAGAAACTTTTGGACAAACAATAAGCTTACATAAATTCACAGgagtaatggaaaaaaaatgaaaaattagcTTGATTTACTAAACTCTCATCCTCTGCAGGAGATCTGATCCCTCGACATCAGCAGGTCTTCAGCAACAACCAGTTCTTCTGTGGAGTTTCCGTCCCGGAGCCGCAAGAGATGGTGAGACGCACCACACACTCCATCTACATGCATCATTACTAAATCACGTCAAATCAAAAACtcactgaaacatttttcttttctttctgtaggAACCTTTGGAGCAGAAATATCCAAATCTGTCACATCAAGCTCTGAGTCTCATGAAGGTAAAGATGTCATGGAAAAAGATCTTGAAATTGcgaatattttgaaaaacattcattcacgtgacaacaaatcagaaacagTGTGTAAAGCTCTTGATGGTTTCGTTGGTTCAGGGCTGTCTGAGGATGGACCCGTCCGAGCGGCTGACCTgtgagcagctcctccagcacCCATATTTCGACAGCCTGCGAGAGAAGAGCGAGAGCACGTCTCGAGAGCAGGACCGCTCCAGCAACAAGAGGACACGTTTACCTCGCAAACACCTTCCTCCCGGGGTAATTAGCCTTCTGTACAAAGATAATGACTGGACTTAAAACACTGTATTCAGGGCTAgtggcatttttcttttttaaatactaCATAACTACAAGTGAATGTTGTTAAGCATCCAGCATCTGTAAAATCTGGAagcaaaattgtgtttttatatgtcCAGGCTGACAATCTCAGGAACAAATTGAGGGAATTATGTAAATATTGCAGGAAAAAAGTTTGATCAGGGAATTTTGGCTCAGTTTATTGGCAGAATATCTTGAAACTGTGTAATAATACAAGTCAGAAAAAAGGATAATTGTTAATGCAACGAATCTTGATAAATTCAGGAGCGACTGTCTCACACTGAAGGACTTGAGGACACTGTAAATTGGGGAAAAATCTCTTTAAAAATCTctcactttatttaaatgtttatcatTAAGCCCAGAGGAATTCCTTTATCACTCCTCATCAACATATCAAGAAGTTGTatcaatgtaaaaatactttcTTGCTCTCAAAATTAACCTGaagctttattttttccccatccAGTATTTGCCACAGCtgaccagcagcagcatctttCCAGCTGTGGACAACAAGAGGTACTACAACAACCTGCGCAAGTTCAACTATCACCTACCAAACATCTAAACTCGCTTTTCACCAGCTGAATCAAACACCTTGGACCAGCAGCATTTTCTGAAAAAACTCAGGAAATTAAGCAGATTCTGGCaggacctttttttaaagaggATTCAAccactttttaaagttttgttcatCACGTGGGCGTGTCGGCTGCGGATATAGATGTCAGTCTATGCACTATTTCCCAACATGTGGACTCAAACATGTTGGTTTACGTATGTTGCCTACATTTCAAGTTGTTGCATTTTGTATAGTTTGTAAAGACAAGGAGCGATGTGCCGCTCTGCTCGTAGTCGCTGAGCAGCCCGAAGGTAAAGCGATGACGTACTGCCTTGCCTGGTTTGCcaaatgtagtttttatatGACGATGGACTCTGTTAGAGTGACATGTTTTTGTTAGGGACATCTAAATGTTTAATTGTCTTGAGTAAGTTAAAATGTAGGACaaaaactttgactttttttgtcatgactttctgaaaatatttattgaCGTCAGGAGTGAATACAGTCGTAAACATTCCCACATTTACTAGCAGATAGCAGTAAAAACACCACATTGTACTCATTATCTCTGGAACCTTGGTGCTAAGGATGTTCACAGCCATCCGTCTGTCCTCAGATGTTGTACAAATGCCAAACTAATCGAAAGAGAAATTATGTGATTtcacaaactgttttctgtgtacCCACATACGGAGTAACCTTTATTACCTTGAATGTTGAGAATATAATAAACTAAAGAATAGTTCCCTCTGGTGTCAACATTATAAAGTGCTTTAATGTTTCTCTTTGCTGGACTGTTTCTTTAAAGCTTGATTATACTTCAAGCTGAGAGGTGACACgtaaaggatgagttcacccaaaaatataaattgagTCATTTTCTATTCATCCTCATGCTCATGGAAAGCAGGTGAAGTGTggtagtccgcaaaacatttcaggagcttcacagcaaaacagtgttggagaatgctgcagcactgttttcctgtgaagctccagaaatgttttgtgtactgCAAAACTTCTACcgactttacatcagcatgacggtgagtagataataactcAATTATCATTTTTTAGGTGACCTTATCCTTTAGTGATTCACGTGCAAATACTCTTAATGTTTTAGCTGAAGGATCTACATGGAGGATCAAAGCCGCTCATGCTCCAGTCTGTCCTCCATCAAGATGAGGGCTGCAGTcgaatagtaaaaaaaaatcacgtcTTTTCCTCAACACTTCTCTTTGACCTTGTTGGAAAACATTGTGAGGTCAAAGAaagatgtgaaagaaaaaacaatcgCTGACTACACTTACACAAGGGCCTCAAGTAATTGTGGGACTGCATCATCTTCTTTCATTTTGCAGAAGACTGTCCAGTCTACCCTATGCTAAAGGAGATAAGAAAGGAAGCACTGAAGCACCTCTTCTTAGCAATTAAAGGATGCGAAAAGCTCTAATTATTTCTGCCACTTAGATACCTGCACCCCAGCATGGGTCTTTTGCTTTGAAAACCCTTAAAAAGATGTCCATGTTTTACAATCTTAAGCAGGAAGTTGTTCTCAGTCACTCCAGGTCTAGTTCTACTTCCAGACGTGGAAGCGCCTTCTGCAGTCTTTCAACAGTCTTTTGTTTATCTGTGATTCCGGGAAGATCACTGAGGAACAGATACTCCAGATTCCTGCGTGGAATTCAAACAAAATATGACATTAGGAAACATTCGTCAAGAAAATGGATGCAAAGGAACAGATatagaacaaaacaaacactcaccTGAGTCTGTGCAGGGCGATGAGGCCTTTATCAGTCACATTTCCACATGATACCACCTCCATCATGTACAAACTCTCCTGCAGATTCTCTATTGAGCTCAACCTCTCCAGGCAGGCGTCCTCAATGTAGATGCACTTGTTAAACTTGATTTCTTCCAAATGTTTCAAACCAtctggaaaaataaacacaaaaacagcatcaGTACACTGTCTTCTGATTGACAAAGAAGAACTTTGCATCAAAATAAATCTTTGTGGACTCTGGCACCAAAAAAGTACAGTTAGGAGTGGAGCAGCCAACAAGGTCAGAGATAGTGCTCCGTGTGTCCCGCTCGGTGTAAAACATCCCATTCGCTTGCGTCACTTTTGGATAATCAGTCAGGGAGAGATGCACTTT
It contains:
- the cdkl1 gene encoding cyclin-dependent kinase-like 1 encodes the protein MEKYEKIGKIGEGSYGVVFKCRNKDTGQIVAIKKFVESEDDPIIKKIALREIRMLKQLKHANLVNLIEVFRRKRKLHLVFEYCDHTVLNELDRHPRGVPEHLVKSITWQTLQAVNFCHKQNCIHRDVKPENILITKHQVIKLCDFGFARILTGPCDYYTDYVATRWYRAPELLVGDTQYGPPVDVWAIGCVFAELLSGIPLWPGKSDMDQLYLIRKTLGDLIPRHQQVFSNNQFFCGVSVPEPQEMEPLEQKYPNLSHQALSLMKGCLRMDPSERLTCEQLLQHPYFDSLREKSESTSREQDRSSNKRTRLPRKHLPPGYLPQLTSSSIFPAVDNKRYYNNLRKFNYHLPNI